In one window of Pristiophorus japonicus isolate sPriJap1 chromosome 9, sPriJap1.hap1, whole genome shotgun sequence DNA:
- the LOC139272900 gene encoding zinc finger protein 436-like has protein sequence MGDHQTDMEDQAECSSALTGKSFNQLNSLKKHHTNHSGAKPYTCSVCGRGSNLERHKDNRTTEKPWECGDCGKGFSSPSELEIHRRSHTGERPFTCSVCGKGFTQSSNLLTHQQIHTGERLFTCSLCGKGFTQSSHLLTHQRVHTRERPFTCSECGKGFTQSSNLLRHQRIHTGERPFSCSVCGEGFTQSSHLLTHQRVHTGERPFTCSECGKGFTQLTNLTSHQLVHTDERPFKCSDCEKSFKSKMDLLIHQRSHTGERPFTCSVCGKRFSRSCHLLTHQRVHTGERPFTCTVCGKGFTQSSDLLIHQRVHTGERPFPCTVCGKGFTQLSHLRTHQRVHANKRPFKCSD, from the exons atgggtgaccaccagacagacatggaggaccaggcag agtgttccagtgcactgactggaaagagctttaaccagttaaacagcctgaaaaaacatcacaccaatcacagcggggcgaaaccgtacacgtgttccgtgtgtggacgaggctccaacctggagagacacaaggacaaccgcaccacggagaaaccgtgggaatgtggggactgtgggaagggattcagttccccgtctgagttggaaattcatcgacgcagtcacactggggagaggccgttcacctgctccgtgtgtgggaagggattcactcagtcatccaacctgctgacacaccagcaaattcacactggggagaggctgtttacctgctccttgtgtgggaagggattcactcagtcatcccacttgctgacacaccagcgagttcacacgagggagaggccgttcacctgctccgagtgtgggaaaggattcactcagtcatccaatctgctgagacaccagcgaattcacactggggagaggccgttttcctgctccgtgtgtggggagggattcactcagtcatcccacctgctgacacaccagcgagttcacactggggagagaccgttcacctgttctgagtgtgggaagggattcacccagTTAACCAACCTCActtcacaccaacttgttcacactgatgagagaccttttaaatgttccgactgtgagaagagctttaaaagcaaaatGGATCTACTGATACACcaacgcagtcacactggagaaagaccgttcacctgctccgtgtgtgggaagagattcagtcgTTCATGCCACCtcttgacacaccagcgagttcacactggggagaggccgttcacctgcactgtgtgtgggaagggattcactcagtcatccgacctgctgatacaccagcgagttcacaccggggagagaccattcccctgcactgtgtgtgggaagggattcactcagttatcccacctgcggacacaccagcgagttcacgctaataagagaccgtttaaatgttctgactga